The sequence CAGCTTGCGCCTCGTACTTAGGGTGGTAATCATCTATCTACAGACATTCGTCTGTCCCTTCGTCAGTTCATTTCCTTCGGAAGAGTGCCCCTACCATAATTTGGGTTTCTCACTCGTGGGGTTTACCGCGTTCCATCTGACCCGTTTCCGAATCAGCTACGTCACTGTGGCACTGTTCAGGGAACCTCATCCATATTAGATAAACAGCCGAAACTGTAAAAACTAACTTAGGATTTATTCCCGCCGTCAACACGCGATGCGTGAAGCCACGGCTTATTTTTTCGCCGAGCACGAACACTACGGTCATCTCAGAACCGTGTGAGCATGGACTTTCCTCTACAACTTAGGCGTTGCAGCGATTACCTAAATTACACTATGATAATGTTAGTATACAGTACTTTTTGTACATTTACAACATAGTTGTCAGCCATTTTTTATTCTTGATCAAAAAGCTTACTACCAAACACTTGCTTCTCTAGATTGGAGATACGTTTCAATATATCGAAATTCGTTGTGCCAGCACTTCCTGCCGCCGGACGCTTTTGCGCTTCTGCTAGTTCTTCTTTCATACGCGCATTTTCGGTACGCAATTCTGTAATCGTCTTTTTAAAAGCTTCATAATCGTGAATGACATCGTCAAGGAAAAGATCGACTTCCTCCTGTTGGTAACCACGAAGGCCCGTCTTGAATTCCTTTTCAAGAATTGTTTTTGAATCGAGTTTAGTATCCATGAAAAATCGCCCTTCCGTCTCTGTTTACATATCATTTAGTATAACATGACTTGGTCTTCCTTGTCTTACTTATTCTTCAGCAATGTCAGTAACTGCCATCCAATGTCGTATCATGCGATTGCCCGGGAAATAGTTTTCTTTTAATTCTTATTTCCCGTTTCGCAAAATCATTTCCTACTCGTTTCTGGAACGCCGCCGTCAAGTCAGTAGCTACTTGCACTAGCCATATCGCTTCTTGTGTAATATCTAATGCTTTCTTCAACTCTTTTAGCTTATGCTCGTAAAGCTTCGCTAATTCCTCCAACGCAACGATTCGTTCACGACCTGTCAAACCCGCTGCCGCAATTGAAAATGAAGCAACAGCATCCACATATTGCTGCTCCCTTTTCAGGATGAAACCAAAGTGAAAATGCGTCGCAGGATGATCGACACCGTACGTGGCAATAGCACTTGCAAAAACTTGTTTACTACGCTCATGTGACTTCAAATCCGCAAACCACTTGCCAATATTCGTATGCGTAATCGCTGACTCAGGCGTTTCCGTCTTCAACAGTAAATCCGTAGAACGAATATAGAGGGCGACAAGTGACAGGATGTCCCACTCGTTATGGACGAGTACCTTCATCAGAAGTTCCGCACGACCATTTTTTACAGCATCCTGATAAATAATCGGCGCCATATGCCCTGGGATATCTCCGTCACGCATGAATCCAAGTTTCTCTTCTTCAATAGCTGGCAATCTAAATGTACCCATTTCATCTTTCCAAATGCGTCTAGAGCCATGTAACAAATCAATCTGTGTATGTTCAAGCAACGGCGGAATTTCTTTACGATTCATTGTCCAGCGCGTTTCAAGCTGCGGGACATCAAAACTTTTACCGTTATACGTCACAAGGGTCGTCGATGTTTCCCATAATTTCGATGCATACAGAAACGCAGCTTCATGATCGGGTCCTGGTAGCACATATTGTGTTAGTTTAAAAGAGCTCGCTGTCTCAACGATAAATCCGAGAAGAAAAATGAGCGTTCCCGCTCCCTTTAAGCCTGTCGTTTCTGTATCGAAAAAAACGAGTGGCTTTGAAAAATCCGGTGACAAAGGATGCGCTTCACCAGATTTCTTCCACTCTTCCAATGTCGACTTCAATCCTGAAAGAACAATATCACCATGCTGATAATCCTTGGCATATTCCACAATACGTTTATAGACGATACCATGTTTGTTCACTTCTTTTGTCAGTCCTGCATCGAGCCACGCTTGTTCATAAGGCGGAGCTTGCGCCACCACTTTGACAGCCTCAGGCACCACTTTGCTATCTGTTTTTTTCAACATTTTCTTCATCTGCATCAGCTTTTGTTCATAGGACATGGCGTTGCCCTCCTGCTAGCTCCTGCAACAAAGAACCTACATCTTCTTTCATGCCTATCCCAGCCTCTTGCGCCCCGATACAAACAGGACATCCCGACGCACAACGACATGACGATACATGATCGGCCGCTCGATGCAATAATTCATCCCAACGATCAAATATTTTCTCACTCAGTCCAATACCGCCCGGATAACTATCGTAGATAAAAAAGGTCGGCTTGCCAGAATGGATAGCTTTCACCTGTGGCACAACGTGAATATCTGTCTTATCGCAACGTACAAACAGTGGGATGAACGACTGAATCGCATACGCTGCACCTGTCATCGCATCAGTTAAACCAGCACCCGTCCACCCTTCCGGAATATCAAAGGTATACCAGGTAGAGGATGTATGTAACTCTTCTGCCGGCAAAGATATGGGACCAGAGCCGATATTATCATGAGAATCAAATCGAATTTTTTTAAAAATAGTCGGAATCGCGAGCACGGCAATATCACCGTAAGCCGCCTCACGTTGTCCAAATGACTGCACTTGATCTTCATTCATCACCTTTAATTCTACTGCTAGATTAGCGTCGGTGAAGTAATCTACATCCACTTCAGTGACGTACGCTTTCTTTTCATCCCAATCGAGAATCTCGACCTGGAATTGCGTGCCTTGATGAATATAGATGGCTTCTTCGTGAAGCAATGTCATTGCACTGAAACGGTCCATCTCGCCGATGACTCGTGTGGCTTTCGGATGGGTTTTATCGATAATAACGACGTTTTCCTGAGACGCAGAACGTAAGCTTACTTCACTGGCCGGGAAACGTTCTGTCATCCAATGCCATGTGTCCGTTGTCTTGACGAGGACCCCTTCACTTTCAAGAAAAGCGAGTAATTCCTGTACTTCAAACTCTCCATAAGTTTCCGTCGATGAAAAAGGCAATTCAAATGAAGCACATTTCAGATGATCCATTAAAATGAACATATTATCTGGATGAATGCGTGCATCTTCGGGTGATTGACCTAACAAATAATCAGGATGTTCAATAATATATTGATCGAGTGCGACGGACTGGGCAACATAAATAATCAACGCCTCTTCCTGTCGCCTACCTGCGCGTCCTGCTTGTTGAAAAGCACTTGCAATATTTCCCGGGTAACCGGTCATAATGCATGCCTGCAATTGCCCAATATCAATGCCGAGTTCCAATGCATTCGTACTGACAACTGTGCGAATCGTTCCTTCACGCAATCCTTTTTCAATTTTCCGTCGTTCAGAAGGTAAATAGCCTCCCCGATAGCCCATCACTGTTTCATCGAACAGTTTTTTCTTCGTCAGTTCCTTCATATAAGTCACAAGCATTTCGACTCTTACTCTACTTTTCGCAAAAATAATCGTCTGAATGCCTTCCCGATATAAAAGTGCTGCGACATCTCGCACTTCCAGCACCGCACTTCTCCGAATACCAAACGTTGGATGAACAACGGGTGGATTATAAAATATAAAATGCTTTTTCCCCGCAGGTGCCCCGTTATTGGCAATCAACTGCATGTCGGTATTCGTTAACGACTCCGAAAGCTCCTGCGGATTGGCAATCGTCGCCGATGTGCAAATGAACAC comes from Sporosarcina sp. FSL K6-3457 and encodes:
- the gpsB gene encoding cell division regulator GpsB, producing MDTKLDSKTILEKEFKTGLRGYQQEEVDLFLDDVIHDYEAFKKTITELRTENARMKEELAEAQKRPAAGSAGTTNFDILKRISNLEKQVFGSKLFDQE
- a CDS encoding ribonuclease H-like domain-containing protein, which gives rise to MSYEQKLMQMKKMLKKTDSKVVPEAVKVVAQAPPYEQAWLDAGLTKEVNKHGIVYKRIVEYAKDYQHGDIVLSGLKSTLEEWKKSGEAHPLSPDFSKPLVFFDTETTGLKGAGTLIFLLGFIVETASSFKLTQYVLPGPDHEAAFLYASKLWETSTTLVTYNGKSFDVPQLETRWTMNRKEIPPLLEHTQIDLLHGSRRIWKDEMGTFRLPAIEEEKLGFMRDGDIPGHMAPIIYQDAVKNGRAELLMKVLVHNEWDILSLVALYIRSTDLLLKTETPESAITHTNIGKWFADLKSHERSKQVFASAIATYGVDHPATHFHFGFILKREQQYVDAVASFSIAAAGLTGRERIVALEELAKLYEHKLKELKKALDITQEAIWLVQVATDLTAAFQKRVGNDFAKREIRIKRKLFPGQSHDTTLDGSY
- a CDS encoding DEAD/DEAH box helicase translates to MIKQPAIHEVLEKLRQDPDFSPNVAHYKTIAGKEAVYAEFPSELHPSIIKALASKGIHRLYSHQREAFELASAGESFTAVTPTASGKSLCYHLPVMQSILEDESSRAIYLFPTKALAQDQLADLHELIEASEETILSYTYDGDTAPGLRSKVRKSGHIVLTNPDMLHSGILPHHTKWVSLFENLKYIIIDELHTYKGVFGSHVAHVLRRLKRICHYYGSDPVFICTSATIANPQELSESLTNTDMQLIANNGAPAGKKHFIFYNPPVVHPTFGIRRSAVLEVRDVAALLYREGIQTIIFAKSRVRVEMLVTYMKELTKKKLFDETVMGYRGGYLPSERRKIEKGLREGTIRTVVSTNALELGIDIGQLQACIMTGYPGNIASAFQQAGRAGRRQEEALIIYVAQSVALDQYIIEHPDYLLGQSPEDARIHPDNMFILMDHLKCASFELPFSSTETYGEFEVQELLAFLESEGVLVKTTDTWHWMTERFPASEVSLRSASQENVVIIDKTHPKATRVIGEMDRFSAMTLLHEEAIYIHQGTQFQVEILDWDEKKAYVTEVDVDYFTDANLAVELKVMNEDQVQSFGQREAAYGDIAVLAIPTIFKKIRFDSHDNIGSGPISLPAEELHTSSTWYTFDIPEGWTGAGLTDAMTGAAYAIQSFIPLFVRCDKTDIHVVPQVKAIHSGKPTFFIYDSYPGGIGLSEKIFDRWDELLHRAADHVSSCRCASGCPVCIGAQEAGIGMKEDVGSLLQELAGGQRHVL